From Deltaproteobacteria bacterium, a single genomic window includes:
- a CDS encoding aspartyl protease family protein — protein sequence MKSHPSLKLLPLLFLAAFLVAILPGKGEAEFYRYVDKDGKVRYTDDPSKVPKAGNAPVKSYSEDTDALTPEEKEELDRERRERDARRKEDRKAKARAEKERKEGRGSIKKREETRVTISNSQVIVPVTLSYQGRQVTVNLLLDTGAQVTAIDIATAERLNIEDPEMVAMQVAGGGVIPAGLATLDHIRVGPKTKRGVQVIILPQANSGASYSGLLGMSFLGGLHYTIDFGNHVIRWE from the coding sequence ATGAAGAGCCATCCTAGCTTAAAGCTCCTGCCGCTTCTTTTTCTGGCGGCCTTCCTGGTGGCAATCCTTCCGGGCAAAGGCGAGGCCGAGTTCTACCGCTACGTGGACAAAGACGGCAAGGTGCGTTATACCGACGACCCAAGCAAGGTGCCCAAGGCCGGCAATGCCCCGGTTAAAAGCTATTCCGAAGATACCGACGCCCTCACCCCGGAGGAGAAGGAGGAGCTTGACCGTGAGAGGCGGGAGCGGGACGCCCGGCGCAAGGAGGATCGGAAGGCCAAGGCAAGGGCCGAGAAGGAAAGGAAGGAGGGGCGGGGTTCCATAAAAAAGCGGGAGGAAACCAGGGTCACCATATCGAACAGCCAGGTGATCGTTCCCGTGACCCTAAGCTACCAGGGCCGCCAGGTGACCGTAAACCTTCTTCTGGACACGGGGGCCCAGGTAACGGCCATTGATATCGCCACCGCCGAGCGCCTCAACATAGAAGACCCGGAGATGGTGGCCATGCAGGTGGCGGGCGGCGGGGTTATACCCGCAGGGCTTGCCACCCTGGATCACATAAGGGTCGGCCCCAAGACAAAAAGGGGCGTTCAGGTCATCATACTGCCCCAGGCAAATTCGGGCGCAAGCTACAGCGGCCTATTAGGCATGAGCTTCCTGGGCGGCCTCCACTACACCATAGACTTCGGCAACCACGTCATACGGTGGGAGTGA
- a CDS encoding glycosyltransferase family 2 protein: MRGLTVFCPVYNEEALIEGNLARLVDFLEKSGIGPFEVIIGENGSTDQSPRILEALCRKDDRISWFHLDEKEVGTAFSEGIRRARYERFVTVDMDLSIDLDFINRAVSLLETHDIVIGSKIMGNQKRPWLRKSVSNLFIILARFLLGIGFHDYSIAAKAYRTASARRYLDFLDKKTFYVVIMVHLATADGLKITEIPVSCHDMRESRFNLLHEGVYKFGNLFLLFLRSVVLRKRG, translated from the coding sequence ATGCGGGGACTTACGGTTTTTTGCCCGGTTTACAACGAGGAGGCCCTCATTGAAGGGAACCTCGCCCGCCTTGTGGACTTCCTGGAAAAAAGCGGGATCGGCCCCTTTGAGGTCATAATCGGCGAAAACGGCTCCACCGACCAAAGTCCCCGGATTCTTGAAGCCCTTTGCCGAAAGGACGACCGGATTTCCTGGTTTCATCTGGATGAAAAAGAGGTGGGAACCGCGTTTTCCGAAGGAATCAGAAGGGCGCGCTACGAGAGATTCGTCACGGTGGACATGGACCTGTCCATTGATCTCGATTTCATCAACCGGGCCGTGTCGCTTCTTGAAACCCACGACATCGTCATCGGCTCCAAGATCATGGGGAACCAGAAGCGCCCGTGGCTCAGAAAATCCGTCTCCAACCTCTTCATCATCCTGGCCCGGTTTCTGCTTGGAATAGGCTTTCACGATTATTCCATAGCCGCCAAGGCGTACAGGACCGCTTCCGCCCGCAGATACCTGGATTTCCTGGATAAAAAGACCTTCTACGTGGTGATAATGGTTCACCTCGCCACCGCCGACGGCCTTAAAATCACCGAAATCCCCGTGTCCTGCCACGATATGCGGGAAAGCCGCTTCAACCTTCTGCACGAGGGGGTCTACAAGTTCGGAAACCTGTTTCTGCTGTTTCTGCGGTCGGTGGTGCTGCGAAAAAGGGGATGA
- a CDS encoding peptide chain release factor 3: MNELQKEIARRRTFGIISHPDAGKTTLTEKFLLFGGAIQLAGAVRARKSSRYATSDWMSIEKERGISVTTSVMNFSYRDFDVNLLDTPGHQDFSEDTYRVLTAVDSALMVIDSAKAVETQTEKLMAVCRMRNTPIITFINKLDREGMEPLDIIADIEEKLQVECAPLSWPIGMGKGFAGVYDLYKKRIRLFRPGADRRDDDEVVIEDLSDPRLDDYVGKSAAEKLREDVELLEGAADPFDLDLYLSGTQTPVFFGSAVNNFGVKEVLDALVEMAPPPLPRAAATRVVSPDEEAFTGFAFKIQANMDPAHRDRIAFVRVCSGRFTRGMKVMHHRIGKEVTLSNATMFMARERTNVDEAFPGDIIGLHNHGTIKIGDTFSEKEPLKYVGIPNFAPEEFKRVRLKNPLKTKQLAKGLTQLAEEGAIQVFRPTDSSDYILGAVGVLQFDVTASRLLAEYGVETVFETTSYAVARWVTADDKKALDRFTSEFRAHMATDTEGRLTYLASSDWRLSHTKENWPEIQFHSTQEQS; the protein is encoded by the coding sequence ATGAACGAGCTGCAAAAAGAGATAGCCCGGAGAAGAACCTTCGGCATCATAAGCCATCCTGACGCGGGCAAGACCACGCTCACGGAAAAATTCCTGCTTTTCGGCGGGGCCATCCAGCTTGCGGGTGCGGTGCGGGCGCGCAAAAGCTCGCGCTACGCCACAAGCGACTGGATGAGCATCGAAAAGGAGCGCGGGATTTCCGTCACCACCTCGGTGATGAATTTCTCGTACCGGGATTTCGACGTCAATCTTCTGGACACCCCCGGCCACCAGGATTTTTCCGAGGACACCTACCGGGTGCTCACCGCAGTCGACTCGGCCCTCATGGTGATAGATTCCGCAAAGGCCGTGGAGACCCAGACGGAAAAGCTCATGGCGGTGTGCCGGATGCGCAACACCCCCATCATCACCTTCATCAACAAACTTGACCGCGAGGGCATGGAGCCCCTGGACATCATCGCCGACATCGAGGAAAAGCTCCAGGTGGAGTGCGCGCCCCTTTCCTGGCCCATCGGCATGGGAAAGGGTTTCGCCGGGGTTTACGACCTTTATAAAAAGCGCATCAGGCTCTTCCGTCCGGGAGCGGACAGGCGGGACGACGACGAGGTGGTGATAGAGGACCTCTCCGACCCAAGGCTTGACGACTACGTCGGGAAAAGCGCGGCGGAAAAGCTCCGGGAGGATGTGGAGCTTCTGGAGGGCGCGGCTGACCCCTTTGATCTCGATCTTTACCTTTCCGGCACCCAGACCCCGGTTTTTTTCGGCAGCGCGGTGAACAACTTCGGCGTAAAGGAAGTGCTGGACGCCCTGGTGGAAATGGCCCCTCCGCCCCTTCCCAGGGCCGCCGCAACCCGCGTGGTGTCGCCCGACGAAGAAGCCTTCACGGGCTTCGCGTTCAAAATCCAGGCCAACATGGACCCGGCCCACAGGGACCGCATAGCCTTCGTGCGTGTGTGTTCCGGCCGGTTCACCCGTGGCATGAAGGTGATGCATCACAGAATCGGCAAGGAAGTGACCCTTTCCAATGCCACCATGTTCATGGCCCGCGAGCGCACCAATGTTGACGAGGCCTTTCCCGGCGACATAATCGGCCTTCACAACCACGGAACCATCAAGATCGGCGACACCTTTTCCGAAAAGGAGCCGCTGAAATACGTGGGCATTCCCAATTTCGCGCCCGAGGAGTTCAAGCGGGTGCGCCTCAAGAATCCGCTCAAAACCAAGCAGCTTGCAAAGGGCCTCACCCAGCTTGCCGAGGAGGGGGCCATACAGGTTTTCCGGCCAACGGATTCCTCCGACTACATCCTGGGAGCGGTGGGCGTCCTGCAGTTCGACGTCACAGCCTCGCGCCTTCTGGCCGAGTACGGCGTTGAAACGGTCTTCGAGACCACCAGCTACGCCGTGGCCCGCTGGGTGACCGCCGACGATAAAAAGGCCCTGGACCGCTTCACGTCCGAATTCCGCGCCCACATGGCCACCGACACAGAGGGGCGCCTCACCTACCTCGCCTCAAGCGACTGGCGTCTTTCCCACACCAAAGAAAACTGGCCGGAAATCCAATTCCACAGTACGCAAGAGCAATCATAG
- the nifJ gene encoding pyruvate:ferredoxin (flavodoxin) oxidoreductase, protein MAPKMKTMDGNTAAAHVAYALSEVAAIYPITPSTPIGETVDEWAAEGRKNIFGQALRVRQMQSEAGAAGAVHGSLCAGALTSTYTASQGLLLMIPNMYKIAGELLPAVFHVTARSIATHALSIFGDQSDVMCVRQTGFALLASASVQEVMDLGLVAHLAAIDASIPFLHFFDGFRTSHEIQKIEVIDYADMAKLVNYGALAEFRSRAMNPENPTLRGTAQNPDTFFQGREASNPYYDAIVPTVVQYMKKVGALTGRPYRPFDYVGHPEAERVIVAMGSGCETIEEVVNNLVANGERVGLVKVRLYRPFSADHFLAALPGTATVVTALDRTKEPGALGDPLYLDLCTVFSERGGGPELLGGRYGLSSKEFTPPMVKAVFDNMKAFGPKNHFTVGIEDDVTHHSLETVPVFETAPEGTISCKFWGLGSDGTVGANKSAIKIIGDHTDMFAQGYFSYDSKKSGGITISHLRFGHKPIQSTYMVNRPDFVAVHKSNYVALYDVLEGMKDGGTFLLNSDWGMEDLERELPASLKRQIAAQKIKFYNLDAVKIATELGLGGRINMIMQTAFFKLANVIPFEDAVKYLKAEIDHTYGKKGEKVVKMNYDAVDRAVDNLVEIKVPAAWAGAVDAEAGCCDGHGHAHEGCCQTHSHGDCCCGDEPEYVQNVMRPIMAQKGDTLPVSAFPPDGMFPVGTAAFEKRGVAMSVPEWIPENCIHCNQCSMVCPHAAIRPALLSDEEKEAAPEGFDTLPALGKELKGFHFRMQVNTLDCQGCGNCADICPAKKKALVMKPIHTQTAKQVPLHEFAVAVPAKPGLLKRDSVKGSQLYTPLMEFSGACAGCGETPYVKLVTQLFGERMMIANATGCSSIWGGSSPSTPYCANEEGCGPAWNNSLFEDPAELAYGMLQAVNARREGLVSIMKHAMEHEVPDSVKAAMENWLANMNDAAGSKSAGEELIETLMNEAEGESYTGEILELNDLLTKRSMWVFGGDGWAYDIGYGGLDHVLASGEDINVLVMDTEVYSNTGGQSSKATPAGSVAKFAASGKKTAKKDLGRMAMTYGYVYVASVAMGANKNQLMKALSEAEAYPGPSLVICYAPCINHGIKAGMGKSQEEQALAVNSGYWPLYRYNPLLADEGKNPFTLDSKAPDGSLSNFLAGEVRYASLAKSFPEEYTRLSALLAKQVDSRFETYKLMNDPASVCATDAKADEKKDA, encoded by the coding sequence ATGGCCCCCAAGATGAAAACAATGGACGGAAACACCGCAGCCGCCCACGTTGCATATGCCCTCTCAGAGGTGGCCGCAATCTACCCCATCACGCCCTCGACCCCCATCGGCGAAACCGTTGACGAGTGGGCTGCCGAAGGCCGCAAGAACATTTTCGGCCAGGCCTTGCGGGTGCGCCAGATGCAGAGCGAAGCGGGAGCCGCAGGCGCGGTTCACGGCTCCCTCTGCGCCGGAGCCCTCACCTCCACATACACGGCCTCCCAGGGCCTTTTGTTGATGATTCCCAACATGTACAAGATCGCGGGCGAGCTTCTCCCGGCGGTCTTTCACGTAACGGCGCGCAGTATCGCCACCCACGCCCTTTCAATTTTCGGCGACCAGTCCGACGTGATGTGCGTGCGCCAGACCGGCTTCGCCCTTCTGGCCTCGGCCTCGGTGCAGGAGGTCATGGACTTGGGCCTCGTTGCCCACCTTGCCGCCATTGACGCATCGATTCCCTTTCTGCACTTTTTCGACGGCTTCCGCACCAGCCACGAGATCCAGAAAATAGAGGTGATCGACTACGCCGACATGGCGAAACTTGTGAACTACGGGGCGCTTGCCGAGTTCCGTTCGCGGGCCATGAACCCGGAAAACCCGACCCTTCGCGGAACCGCCCAGAACCCGGACACCTTTTTCCAGGGCCGGGAGGCGTCCAATCCATATTATGACGCCATCGTTCCCACGGTTGTGCAATACATGAAAAAGGTGGGGGCTCTCACTGGCCGCCCCTACAGGCCCTTCGACTACGTGGGCCACCCGGAAGCCGAGCGCGTGATCGTTGCCATGGGAAGCGGCTGCGAAACCATAGAGGAAGTTGTCAACAATCTCGTTGCAAACGGCGAGCGGGTGGGACTCGTGAAGGTGCGCCTCTACCGGCCCTTCTCAGCCGATCATTTCCTGGCCGCTCTTCCCGGCACGGCCACCGTCGTCACTGCCCTTGACCGCACCAAGGAGCCGGGCGCTTTGGGCGACCCGCTTTATCTCGACCTGTGCACGGTCTTTTCCGAGCGCGGCGGCGGCCCCGAGCTTCTGGGGGGTCGCTACGGGCTTTCCTCCAAGGAGTTCACCCCGCCCATGGTGAAGGCGGTTTTCGACAACATGAAAGCCTTTGGCCCCAAGAACCACTTCACCGTTGGAATCGAGGACGACGTAACCCATCACAGCCTGGAAACGGTGCCGGTGTTCGAGACAGCGCCCGAAGGCACCATCTCGTGCAAGTTCTGGGGCCTTGGCTCGGACGGCACGGTGGGGGCCAACAAGAGCGCCATTAAAATTATCGGCGACCACACCGACATGTTCGCCCAGGGTTATTTTTCCTACGATTCCAAGAAATCGGGCGGCATCACCATAAGCCACCTTCGGTTCGGCCATAAGCCCATCCAGAGCACCTACATGGTGAACAGGCCGGATTTCGTGGCGGTTCACAAGTCCAACTACGTGGCCCTTTACGACGTTCTGGAAGGCATGAAGGACGGCGGAACCTTTCTTTTGAATTCCGACTGGGGCATGGAAGACCTGGAGCGCGAGCTTCCCGCCTCGCTCAAACGCCAGATCGCGGCTCAGAAGATCAAGTTCTATAATCTTGATGCAGTCAAGATCGCCACGGAACTCGGCCTTGGCGGGCGCATCAACATGATCATGCAGACGGCCTTCTTCAAGCTCGCAAACGTCATCCCCTTTGAAGACGCCGTGAAGTACCTCAAGGCCGAAATCGACCACACTTACGGCAAAAAGGGCGAGAAGGTTGTAAAAATGAACTACGACGCGGTTGACCGCGCCGTTGACAACCTTGTGGAAATCAAGGTCCCGGCAGCATGGGCCGGTGCGGTGGACGCCGAAGCAGGCTGCTGCGACGGCCACGGGCACGCCCATGAAGGCTGCTGCCAGACCCACAGCCACGGCGACTGCTGTTGCGGAGACGAGCCGGAGTACGTGCAAAACGTGATGCGGCCCATTATGGCCCAAAAGGGCGACACCCTGCCGGTTTCTGCCTTCCCCCCGGACGGCATGTTCCCGGTGGGCACGGCGGCTTTTGAGAAGCGCGGCGTGGCCATGAGCGTTCCCGAATGGATTCCGGAAAACTGCATCCACTGCAACCAGTGCTCGATGGTGTGCCCCCACGCGGCCATCCGCCCGGCGCTTTTAAGCGACGAGGAAAAGGAAGCGGCCCCGGAGGGTTTCGACACCCTGCCCGCACTGGGGAAGGAACTGAAGGGCTTTCATTTTCGTATGCAGGTCAACACCCTTGACTGCCAGGGCTGCGGCAACTGCGCCGACATCTGCCCCGCCAAGAAGAAGGCCCTGGTTATGAAGCCCATTCACACCCAGACGGCCAAGCAGGTTCCCCTCCACGAGTTCGCCGTGGCGGTGCCCGCAAAGCCGGGCCTTCTGAAGCGCGACTCGGTGAAGGGCAGCCAGCTTTACACGCCTTTGATGGAGTTCTCCGGGGCCTGCGCGGGCTGCGGCGAAACCCCCTACGTCAAGCTCGTCACCCAGCTTTTCGGCGAGCGCATGATGATAGCCAATGCAACAGGCTGCTCCTCCATCTGGGGCGGCTCGTCGCCATCCACCCCCTACTGCGCCAACGAGGAGGGCTGCGGCCCGGCCTGGAACAACTCGCTGTTTGAAGACCCCGCCGAGCTTGCCTACGGCATGTTGCAGGCCGTGAACGCCCGGCGCGAGGGCCTTGTGAGCATCATGAAGCACGCCATGGAGCACGAGGTGCCCGATTCCGTCAAGGCCGCCATGGAAAACTGGCTGGCCAACATGAACGACGCGGCGGGGAGCAAGTCGGCGGGCGAGGAGTTGATCGAAACCCTCATGAACGAGGCCGAGGGCGAGAGCTACACAGGCGAGATTCTGGAGTTGAACGACCTTCTGACCAAGCGCTCCATGTGGGTGTTCGGCGGCGACGGCTGGGCCTACGACATCGGCTACGGGGGCTTGGACCACGTTCTGGCCTCCGGCGAGGACATCAACGTGCTGGTGATGGACACCGAGGTTTACTCCAACACCGGCGGCCAGAGCTCCAAGGCCACCCCTGCCGGGTCGGTTGCCAAGTTCGCGGCAAGCGGCAAGAAGACCGCCAAGAAGGACCTTGGCCGCATGGCCATGACCTACGGCTACGTCTACGTGGCCTCCGTCGCCATGGGCGCCAACAAGAACCAGCTCATGAAGGCCCTTTCCGAGGCCGAGGCCTATCCGGGGCCGTCTTTGGTCATTTGCTACGCGCCCTGCATCAACCATGGAATAAAGGCCGGCATGGGCAAGAGCCAGGAGGAGCAGGCCCTTGCTGTCAATTCCGGTTACTGGCCCCTCTACCGCTACAACCCGCTTCTGGCCGACGAGGGCAAGAACCCCTTTACGCTGGATTCCAAGGCACCGGACGGAAGCCTCTCGAATTTCCTTGCGGGCGAGGTTCGCTACGCATCCCTTGCCAAGAGCTTCCCGGAGGAGTACACCCGCCTTTCCGCTCTTCTGGCCAAGCAGGTGGACTCGCGTTTTGAGACCTACAAGCTCATGAACGACCCGGCCTCCGTCTGCGCCACGGACGCCAAGGCCGACGAGAAGAAGGACGCGTAA
- a CDS encoding (Fe-S)-binding protein, whose product MHHPDRCNFCGICLSECKFVGISAEDAPNEVKKLAEGEAPDWLDKCVTCFACEERCPNQAGPFFRLAARMEESGRYFSPEMVDAMHAHFAVKGEFTPPRVAGRAASLCTIYTFLPPETFTGALFEGLPVLKGRFFFCHIVYLHMGNLTHSQEEAPRTIERLAATGASEIVFVHEDCYAMIKEAKDRGAPVPFKPIHLYEHLLERLSENRAKIRPLNMKAAFQRPCAQRLAPEKDAILDEIFALIGVTRVERKFDRENAICCGENPGGALAARAPLIEMRGANIEDARSNGADAMVFLCPVCISAMGQQVRDSGLPTIFLVDLCRMALGEIEVP is encoded by the coding sequence ATGCACCACCCGGACCGCTGCAATTTTTGCGGAATCTGTCTTTCGGAATGCAAATTTGTGGGAATTTCGGCGGAAGACGCCCCCAATGAAGTGAAAAAGCTGGCCGAAGGCGAGGCCCCGGACTGGCTCGACAAGTGCGTGACCTGCTTTGCCTGCGAGGAGCGCTGTCCCAACCAGGCGGGGCCGTTTTTCCGGCTGGCCGCGCGGATGGAGGAGTCGGGCCGCTACTTTTCGCCTGAGATGGTGGACGCCATGCACGCCCACTTCGCGGTGAAGGGCGAGTTCACTCCGCCCAGGGTGGCGGGCCGGGCCGCGAGCCTTTGCACCATCTACACCTTTCTGCCGCCCGAAACCTTCACCGGGGCGCTTTTCGAGGGCCTGCCGGTGCTGAAGGGGCGGTTTTTCTTCTGCCACATAGTCTATCTCCACATGGGAAACCTCACCCATTCCCAGGAGGAAGCACCCCGCACCATAGAAAGACTTGCGGCCACGGGCGCAAGCGAGATAGTATTCGTTCACGAAGACTGCTACGCCATGATAAAGGAAGCCAAGGACCGTGGCGCTCCCGTGCCGTTTAAACCAATTCATCTTTACGAGCACCTTTTGGAGCGCCTCTCGGAAAACCGAGCAAAAATCAGGCCGCTAAACATGAAGGCGGCCTTTCAGCGCCCCTGCGCCCAGCGTCTCGCGCCGGAAAAGGACGCCATCCTGGACGAGATTTTCGCCCTCATCGGCGTAACCAGGGTGGAGCGGAAATTCGACAGGGAAAACGCCATCTGCTGCGGAGAAAACCCCGGGGGAGCCCTTGCCGCAAGGGCGCCCCTCATCGAAATGCGCGGGGCCAACATAGAAGACGCCAGGTCAAACGGAGCGGATGCAATGGTCTTTCTGTGCCCTGTGTGCATCTCCGCCATGGGGCAACAGGTCCGCGACTCCGGGCTTCCCACGATATTTCTGGTTGACCTGTGCCGCATGGCCCTGGGAGAGATTGAAGTTCCATGA
- a CDS encoding sigma 54-interacting transcriptional regulator → MKDVLACLHEIALALTGTDLKPSLYRVLDILADGMGISRGAITILNPASREIRIEVSHGLSPTAVKKGRYKAGEGVTGRVIETGQPAVIPRVSREPLFLNRTGETKPDGQETSFICVPVIKGDSPVGALSVSLSYDPAYDLDQAEHLLTVVAAMVAQKAAHMEALAWEKELHREESRKLKEKLAGKYSVNNMVGSSNRMREVFQMISQVCRSTATVLIRGESGTGKELAASAIHYSSPRAEKAFIKVNCAALPVNLIESELFGHEKGAFTGAVRQKPGRFELAHKGTIFLDEIGSIGPDTQSRLLRVLQEREFERVGGEKTIRVDVRVIAATNKNLEQAVEDGTFREDLYYRLNVFPIYMPPLRERKPDILLLAEHFLSIYAKENRKEIKRFSTPAIDMLMQYHWPGNVRELENCIERAVLLCESGVIHSYHLPPTLQTGEESGTLPNRALGDAVISLEREMIIDALKNTQGNMGKAAQLLSTTPRKFAYRAQKLGVSFKDYRQGG, encoded by the coding sequence ATGAAAGACGTACTGGCCTGCCTCCACGAAATAGCCCTGGCCCTCACCGGGACCGACCTCAAACCCTCCCTCTACAGGGTGCTGGACATCCTCGCCGACGGAATGGGCATATCGCGCGGAGCCATCACCATATTGAACCCGGCCTCCCGCGAAATCCGCATCGAGGTCTCCCACGGGCTCTCGCCCACGGCGGTCAAAAAGGGCCGCTACAAGGCAGGGGAGGGCGTCACCGGCAGGGTCATCGAAACAGGCCAGCCCGCCGTGATCCCACGGGTCAGCAGGGAACCGCTCTTTCTCAACCGCACCGGCGAAACAAAACCCGACGGCCAGGAGACCTCCTTCATCTGCGTGCCGGTGATAAAGGGCGACTCCCCGGTGGGCGCGCTTTCCGTCTCCCTCTCCTACGACCCTGCCTACGACCTGGATCAGGCCGAGCACCTTCTCACCGTGGTGGCAGCCATGGTGGCCCAGAAGGCCGCCCACATGGAGGCCCTTGCCTGGGAAAAGGAGCTTCACCGGGAGGAATCTCGGAAACTGAAGGAAAAACTCGCCGGAAAATACTCCGTCAACAACATGGTGGGATCAAGCAACCGCATGAGGGAGGTCTTCCAGATGATCTCCCAGGTCTGCCGGAGCACCGCCACGGTGCTCATAAGGGGCGAATCCGGCACCGGGAAGGAACTGGCGGCTTCGGCCATCCACTATTCCAGCCCGCGCGCGGAAAAGGCCTTCATCAAGGTCAACTGCGCGGCGCTTCCGGTCAATCTCATCGAAAGCGAGCTTTTCGGCCACGAAAAAGGGGCCTTCACCGGAGCTGTCCGGCAAAAACCCGGTCGCTTCGAACTGGCCCACAAGGGCACCATCTTTCTGGATGAAATAGGCTCCATCGGCCCGGACACCCAGTCGCGCCTTCTGCGGGTCCTTCAGGAGCGCGAGTTCGAGCGGGTGGGCGGCGAAAAAACAATACGGGTGGACGTCAGGGTGATAGCCGCCACCAACAAGAACCTGGAACAGGCCGTGGAAGACGGCACCTTCCGGGAGGACCTCTACTATCGCCTGAATGTCTTTCCCATCTACATGCCCCCCCTGCGTGAACGGAAACCCGACATACTCTTGCTGGCCGAGCATTTCCTGTCCATCTACGCAAAAGAAAACAGGAAGGAAATCAAGCGCTTCTCGACACCCGCCATCGACATGCTCATGCAGTACCACTGGCCCGGAAACGTGCGGGAGCTGGAAAACTGCATAGAACGCGCCGTTCTCCTGTGCGAAAGCGGAGTCATCCACTCCTACCACCTGCCGCCCACCCTCCAGACCGGCGAGGAATCAGGCACCCTGCCCAACCGGGCCTTAGGGGACGCGGTAATATCCCTTGAGCGCGAAATGATAATCGACGCTTTAAAAAACACCCAGGGCAACATGGGAAAGGCGGCCCAACTCCTTTCCACGACGCCAAGGAAGTTCGCGTATCGGGCCCAAAAACTAGGCGTCTCCTTCAAAGACTACCGCCAGGGGGGCTGA